A single Saccopteryx bilineata isolate mSacBil1 chromosome 7, mSacBil1_pri_phased_curated, whole genome shotgun sequence DNA region contains:
- the KCNK18 gene encoding LOW QUALITY PROTEIN: potassium channel subfamily K member 18 (The sequence of the model RefSeq protein was modified relative to this genomic sequence to represent the inferred CDS: inserted 6 bases in 4 codons; deleted 1 base in 1 codon; substituted 1 base at 1 genomic stop codon) yields the protein MEAAGPPQARRWYQEALEKLLPRLCFLCSLVTYALMGALLFSAVEGGQDLGAGDPEFKXFLEKLCGLLQCKGTVMEDRKLGLRKLLPKAKPAXSSRPAGWSFLSSFFCCRVISTVGYSHIYPVTPLGKYLCMLYTLFGIPLMVLVLTDTGDILATLLSTSYSLFQNLPFLRPPLAQRGCRLLCRRRLATKPKDQAVPRIVIDAPEEPLGPKPGRCTSAPSGNMELLERLLDKRNQTHGPRPRGRGRCNSCXRRLSCSIVSNLDEVGXQVKRLDMPLPVIALLIFAYISCAAAILPTWETLLRFEDAFYFCLVSLTTIGFGDTISEHLHFFLFLSLYXIIGMEIVCMAFKLVQNRLINVYKNLILFFAKGSFKTPLEWAGLPISQAA from the exons ATGGAGGCGGCAGGGCCGCCCCAGGCCAGGAGGTGGTACCAGGAGGCCCTAGAGAAGCTCCTCCCTCGCCTCTGCTTTCTTTGCTCCCTGGTGACCTACGCGCTGATGGGTGCCCTGCTCTTCTCAGCTGTTGAGGGAGGCCAGGACCTAGGGGCAGGGGACCCGGAGTTCA GGTTTCTTGAGAAGCTCTGCGGCCTCTTGCAATGCAAGGGAACCG TTATGGAAGACAGGAAGCTGGGTCTCAGGAAGCTGCTGCCCAAGGCGAAGCCAGC GTCTAGCAGGCCCGCAGGCTGGTCCTTCCTGAGCTCGTTCTTCTGCTGCAGGGTCATCAGCACCGTGG GATACAGCCACATCTACCCCGTCACCCCGCTCGGCAAGTACTTGTGCATGCTCTACACACTCTTCGGCATCCCCCTC ATGGTTCTGGTCCTCACGGACACAGGCGACATCCTGGCGACCCTCTTATCCACGTCTTACAGTCTGTTCCAAAACCTCCCCTTCCTCCGCCCTCCCCTGGCCCAGCGTGGCTGCCGACTGCTGTGCAGGAGAAGGCTGGCTACCAAGCCCAAGGACCAAGCTGTCCCCAGGATCGTCATCGATGCCCCAGAGGAGCCCCTGGGCCCCAAACCTGGCAGGTGTACCTCAGCCCCAAGCGGCAACATGGAGCTGCTTGAGAGGCTTCTGGACAAGCGAAATCAGACACACGGGCCCCGCCCCCGCGGCCGTGGGAGGTGTAACTCTT CgaggaggctctcctgctccatcGTCAGCAACCTGGATGAGGTGGGCTAACAGGTGAAGAGGTTGGACATGCCCCTGCCCGTCATCGCCCTCCTTATTTTCGCCTACATCTCCTGCGCAGCCGCCATCCTCCCCACCTGGGAGACACTCCTGCGCTTCGAGGATGCCTTCTACTTCTGCCTCGTCTCGCTGACCACCATTGGGTTTGGGGACACCATTTCGGAACACCTCCacttcttcctgttcctctccctcta CATCATCGGGATGGAGATTGTTTGTATGGCTTTCAAACTGGTGCAGAACAGGCTGATTAATGTCTACAAAAATCTCATACTGTTCTTTGCAAAGGGAAGCTTTAAGACCCCGCTCGAATGGGCAGGACTCCCCATCTCACAGGCGGCCTGA